A window of Apium graveolens cultivar Ventura chromosome 8, ASM990537v1, whole genome shotgun sequence contains these coding sequences:
- the LOC141680553 gene encoding uncharacterized protein LOC141680553 — protein sequence MTTTETSKLKEGAIGLNYPMLARSNYTAWALKMKVFMKAQGVWNAIENKEKGAAVDDRQDKIALATIYQGIPEDILLSVANKETAKEAWEAIETMCQGAERVKKARIQTLRSEFESLSMKDSDQLDEFYLKLNGMVTKIRALGEEMKESYVVKKLLRAVPSKFVHIVSTIEQFGDLDTMSVEEAVGSLKAHEERVKGQTEDGGG from the coding sequence ATGACAACTACGGAGACTAGCAAGCTGAAGGAAGGAGCAATAGGGTTGAATTATCCGATGTTGGCCAGGAGTAACTACACAGCATGGGCACTTAAGATGAAAGTGTTTATGAAGGCTCAGGGGGTGTGGAATGCAATCGAGAACAAAGAAAAGGGAGCTGCAGTTGATGACAGACAAGACAAGATCGCCCTGGCTACCATATACCAGGGGATACCTGAAGATATTCTGTTATCTGTGGCTAATAAAGAAACAGCCAAAGAAGCCTGGGAGGCTATTGAGACTATGTGTCAGGGAGCAGAGCGCGTGAAAAAAGCCAGGATCCAGACACTAAGGAGTGAGTTTGAATCCTTGAGTATGAAGGATAGTGATCAGCTAGATGAGTTCTATTTAAAGCTGAACGGAATGGTAACTAAGATACGTGCTCTGGGAGAGGAGATGAAGGAGAGCTATGTGGTGAAAAAACTGCTTCGTGCTGTACCATCAAAATTTGTCCACATTGTCTCTACCATCGAACAGTTCGGTGATTTAGACACCATGTCAGTTGAGGAAGCTGTGGGTTCCTTGAAGGCTCACGAGGAACGTGTGAAAGGACAAACAGAAGATGGGGGAGGATAG